A genomic region of Nostoc sp. UHCC 0702 contains the following coding sequences:
- a CDS encoding Uma2 family endonuclease — protein MLEYNLPRYLPSAEELPDSDETPVDNELQELIPGLLKAILLLLWAERMDWLFGVDMGIYYHPDKPAIVPDAFLSLGVERFYDEELRPSYVLWDENVVPILVLEVVSQNYRKEYTDKLHDYEALGVLYYVIYSSRRRRKPRLEVHKLVNGKYELQTSNPVWLPEIGLGIGCERGNYSGVTREWLYWYDELGQRYLTPQEQIQLERQRAQQQAQRAEQQAQRAQQLAEQLRALGIDPDNLG, from the coding sequence ATAATGAGTTGCAAGAATTGATACCAGGCTTGCTGAAGGCGATACTGCTGCTATTGTGGGCAGAACGCATGGACTGGTTGTTTGGCGTAGACATGGGGATTTATTATCACCCTGACAAACCGGCAATTGTGCCAGATGCATTTTTAAGCTTGGGTGTAGAGCGGTTTTATGATGAAGAGTTACGTCCCAGTTATGTGTTGTGGGATGAAAACGTAGTGCCGATTTTGGTGTTAGAAGTAGTTTCCCAAAATTATCGCAAAGAATACACCGACAAATTGCATGATTATGAAGCTTTGGGTGTACTTTATTACGTAATTTATTCATCTCGCCGTCGCCGCAAACCGCGTTTAGAAGTACATAAGTTAGTCAATGGTAAGTATGAATTGCAAACATCAAACCCAGTTTGGCTACCAGAAATTGGATTAGGAATTGGTTGTGAACGCGGTAACTATAGCGGTGTGACGCGGGAATGGTTGTATTGGTATGACGAACTTGGACAACGTTATCTTACACCCCAAGAGCAGATTCAGCTTGAACGCCAACGCGCTCAACAACAAGCACAACGCGCAGAACAACAAGCACAACGCGCTCAACAATTGGCAGAACAATTAAGAGCGCTGGGGATAGATCCAGATAATCTAGGGTAA